TGTCGAGCATGTCGGTTTTCATAAAATGATCACGACGCGCAAGGAGCCGCCGGCGGAGCAACCCGGGCTCGCCCTTCAAAAAGACAAACCTCACGCGGGCGCGGGTTTCGTCAGACGGGCCGGCGGGAACCAGCGCGGCGCGGTAGGCGGCGCGCAGCGCGGAGCACGCAAACACCGTGCTTTCGCCGTCGCGCAGGCACTCGGCGATGCGCGCGCGGATCGCGGCCAGCCACGGCTCGCGGTCGGCGTCGTCGAGCGGGATGCCGGCGGACATTTTGGCGATGCTGGCCGGGGAATGAAACGCGTCGGCGTCCTCGAAATACCAGCCGAGCGCATCGGCCAGCGCGCGGCCGACGGTGGTTTTTCCGCAGCCGGCGACGCCGGTCAGCACGACGATCTTCGCGAGGCGATATTCCCACGGCCGCGTGCGGGCCGGGTCGCGGCCTTCGTCGTAGTCGATGAAATCGAACATGGTCATGACCGGCTTGTCCGTCAGGCCGGCGTCCGCCACGCGCTCGCGCACGCGGGACACGCGGTCGTCGCGCCAGCCGCGTTTGATCATGAAGTCATTCCACATGGCCAGGTCCCCGTCGCTGCGCGGCGAGGCGGCGCTGTTGCGCGCCCAGTCGAGAAGCGCCTCGTCGGAAGGCGCGCCGGGCGCGAGCGCGCGGGCGGCGAGGTCGGCGTGGCGCACGCCGAGGAAGCGGCAGCAGGCGGTGTCGAACTTGAGCGGGAGCGAGTCGCCGAAGCTGGCGACGTAGTCGGGCGGGAGTTTTCCGGCGGCGTGCAGGCGGATCTTGTCGAGCATGCGTCCGAAATAAACCAGCCCGCCCACCTTGGCGTAGGGACTGCGGAGACCGGGAATGCGTGGCATGTGGAAATCGGGTTCCCGCCATGTATGGGTTTTCCGCGGCGCGCAGGCAAGCCGCGCGGCGTTTTTTGAGACGGCGCGGAGCACTGGCGACGATGGCACACGCACGCTAGGGAGATCGGTTTTCTGAAGTCCGCCTCATCGCCGCGCCGATAATCGCCAGCGTGGAGAGCGAACTGGCCGGCATCAGCACCGCGGCGAGAAGCGGGCTCATGTGGCCCGCCAGGGCCAGGCTGACGGCGGTGATGTTGTAGGAAACGGAAAACACCAGCAGCCACGTCTGCGCGCGCCGCCGCGCGTCGTTTACCTCAAACAAGGCCCGGATGCCGCCGATGCCCCGGCCGAGGTAATAAAAATCCGCCTTCTGCTCCAGCACGCCGCGATGCACCACGGGCGTGCCGCGGCAAAGCGCCTGGTCAAACGCGAGGCTGTCGTTTGCCCCGTCGCCAAGCATGAGCGCGCCGGCGTCCTTGTTTTCGGCGATCCATCCCGCTTTCGCGTCGGGCGACAGCCCCCCGTGCGCCGCGTCTCCGGCGAGGCCCAGCCCGGCGGCGAGCGCAGCGACCTTGGAGGGATGATCGCCGCTAAGAATGGCGATGCGCAGGCCGCGGGACTGGAGGGCGCGGATTTCATCGCGGGCGTCGTCGCGCGGCTTGTCGGCAAAATAAAAACGCGCCGCCACGCGGCCCCCGCACGCGAGGATGGTGGCGGAATCCGCCGCCTGTCCGCCGGCGGACGACGCGCCGTCCGGAGCGCCCGCCTCCACGCCGTCCTCGCGCCCGAGGAACCACCCGCCCGCGCGCACGCCGCGCCCGATCTCCTCGCTCACCTCCGCGTCGAGCGCGGCGCTCCAGCCGCGCAGCAGCATCGCTTCGTGCAGGCAGCGCGAGACCGGGTGCTGGTTGTCGCGCGCGAGGGCGAGGAGGGCGCGGCGCGCCTCCGCGTCGAGCGTGTCGAGCGCGCCGGGATTGAGCAGCACGGGGGTCTCAAGCGTGAGCGTGCCGGTCTTGTCGAAAATGATCGCGCCGATCCTTGCGATGCGCGGCCACAAATCGGCGACTCGCACAAACACGCCGCGCCGCCGCAACGCCACCGCCGCCATCTCGTCGGCCAGCGGAAACGACAGCCCGATCGCGCACGGGCACGACACGACCAGCACGGCGATCACCACCGCGCCGGTCGCAAACGGGTCGCCGCTGCGCAGCCACCAGACGATCCCGCCCAGCAGGGAAAGCACCAGGATCCCCGCGAGGTAGCCGGTGACGATGCGCTCGAAAAACCGGTTGCGGAACTCCGCGCGCTCCGCCGGGCGCAGCAGCCGCTCCAGCAACGAATCGCGCCAGTCCTGCGCCGCGCGCAACTCGAGCGGGGCGCGGCCCAGATTGGCCGCCCCGGCCGGCACGACCTGCCCGGCGCGGAATTCGCGCGGCTCCGCCTCGCCGTTGATCCATGCCAGGCTGGCCGACGCGAGCGGAGAGAGCAGGCGGGCGTTGACCGGCACCGTCTGCCCCGCGCCGACCGTGAAAACCTGCCCGGCACGGAGGCTCGACGGCGGGCGGTCCGATTCGCCGCCGTCCGCGTCGCGCACGCGGACGCGCGGCGGCGCGGGCTGCCGCCCGAGCAGGCGGCGGCGGTTGCGCTCCACCGCGGCGACCTGCGCCCAGCGCCCGACGAGCATCAGTAGTATAAAAGTGGATACAAAATCGAAATAGACAAAACGCTCCTCGCCCAGCAGCCACCCGGCAAGCGAGCCGGCATACGCGCCCGCCACCCCGAGCGCGATCGGCAGGTCGATGCTCATCACGCCCGCGGCGAGCGAACGGACGGCGCGGCTGATGAAGTAGCCGCCGCCCGCGAGCAGGCTCAGCGTGCCGAGCACCATCGCCAGCGTGCCGAACAGCCGCGCATAGGCGAAAGAGTCGTCCATGCCGAAATACACGGGCAGCGAGAACAGCATCGTGTTCATTGCGATGGCCGCGCACACGCCGATGCGCCGCACAAGCGGGCGGGCGGCATCGGGATTGGCGGCGGCGTCATCCGCGCGCTCCCCGGAGGCCGGCGCGACGAGGTAGTTGAAAGATTGCAGCGTGCGGGCAAACGCCGTCGCGTCGAAACGTGGCCCGCGTTTGCCCGGCCGCCCGGCGCCGCCCGTGCCGGATGCCTCCGCGGCGGGCGGCTCCCATTTCAGGCGCATCTGTCCGGCGGGCGCGTTGATCTCGATGCGGCCCGCGCCGGGCTGACGGTGGAAAAGCCGGTCGATCAGCCACACGCAACCCGCGCACGAAATGCCTTGCACATCGAGGGCGAGTTCGGGCGCGTGGCCCCCGCGGGCGGCGTCCTGCTCGGCCTCCGCCTGCGCCGCGGCCAGCCAGTCGTAATCGCGGACGGGCAGCAGCGCGGTGTCGGCCGGCGCGGTCACGTCGTCCTTCAACTCATAATACGACTGCAATCCCTGCTCGTGGATCAACCGGTAAACATAGGCGCAACCCGCGCAGCAAAACCCGGACTCCCCCGGAGCCGGCGCGCCGCAATGCCGGCAGCGCGGCGCGGTACGGACGGGAGGGGCGGGAGGTGACGATGCGGCAAGGGGCAGGGTCATGTCTGGATGTGGCTTAAAGAGATGTCAGGCATTGTTTCTTTCTCTTTCCTCTTTATCTTTATTCTTTCTCCCAACGCATTCCGGTGGATGGGGAGAAAGAATAAAGATAAAGAGGAAAGAGAAAGATTCCTTGGGGGAATGGCATCATGATTTCCGGCTGTGTCCTTGCGCCCTAATGACATAATAAATGCGACGGATCGGGCCCCGGAAGTCCCAGCGTGGCGCGCAGGCGCCATGCGATGATGACGGCGGCGGCGAGGGCAAGGGTGGTTTGCGCGCGCGAAATCCACACCGGACTGACACGGCGGCGCAGCCAGCCGAAATTCGCCTGCGCCAGCCAGAGCAGCGGAAGCGTGCCGCAGCCAAACGCCAGCATGAACTCCATCCCGCGCGCCGCCGAGCCCGACAGCGCCGCGATCGTCACGAGAAAATACAACGGCCCGCAGGGCAGCAGCGGCGTGGCCGAGCCGAGCACGGCCGCGGCCGACAGGCGCGAGCGTTTTCCCTGTCCCGCCTGCACGCGCAGCGCCAGCCGCGCAAGCGCCGGGATGCGCGGCAGAAACCGGTCCAGCCGCAGCGCCACCGCCACGAAAAACAAGACCAGCACCCACGGCAGGAAGCGCAGCGCCGAGGTGTTCATCCACGCGAGCGGCATCATCCCCGCCAGCCCGGCCACCGCGCCGAGCAGCGTGTAGGATGCGAGCCGGGTCGCCTGATACATGAGCGTGACGGACATCGCGTCCTCGCCGGGGCGCGTCGGAGTGAGCCAGCACGCGAGCGGTCCGCACATGCCGGCGCAATGCAGGCTCGTGACGAGCCCCGCGACAAAGGCGGCGGCGGGCGTGCTGACGCTGGCGAGTTCCATGGGCAGGGCGGCAGATTGGCCCAAATGCGAACGGGCGGGAATGAAAATCTCGCCGGAAAAGTCGCCGCGCGGGCCAATCCCCTCCGACAGAGGACAAATAACGAATTAATAGCAAAATCATCGTGGGTTTGGCTGGGACGGCCGCCCCTATCCGCCAACACGCGGACTCTGGAATGCACCTATTGGGTTACATTCTCCCCTCGCGCCGCCTGCGGGAGAGTTAACAGGTTTATCAGGCATGCGATTGCGCCACGGCTTGCGGGTAATAACCATATCATCGTCAGCACCTCCTTCCGCGACATGAACCACATCGGACTTTTTCTCGCTCCTTGACCGTCTGCACCGCCGGGTTGCGTTCAACCGGGCGCGCATTCCGTATTTCCGCATCGCGCGGCCGGATAACATGGGGCATCATCCGCTTTTACTGTAAACACGACAATGCACTGGCAACGAAAACAGTTCGAATCTCGATAAGGCATCCATGCCGGCACCCCATCACTTTTATATGAAAACTGGATTTCAGACCGGATGCGCTGGACAACGCGACCGCCTGCCCTCAGGATTGTCTCCTATAATCTCGGCGCTGGCGGCATTGATCCTGATTCTGGGCCTGCCCTGCGCGCTGGCATTCGCGCAGGTTTCCTTCGGGCAGCCGGAAAAAATCAACACGGGCTGGCGCTTCGCTCGGGGCGAGGTGAAGGATGCCCAGGCGGCCTCGCTGGACGACAGCGGCTGGCGCCGCGTCGATCTGCCGCATGACTGGAGCGTCGAGGCGCCTTTGAGCCCGTCACTGGCCAGCTGCACCGGCTATCTTCCCGGCGGTATTGGATGGTATAGAAAAACGATCGCCATTCCGGAGGCGCTGCGGGGCAGAAAAATATATCTGTATTTTGAGGGTGTTTACAACCGGAGCGAAGTGTTTCTGAACGGCCATTCGCTGGGCCGGCGTCCCAATGGATATATATCATTCATGTATGACGCCACGCCGCATGCCAGATTTGGAGCGGAGAATGTGATAGCCGTGAAGGTCGATCATGGCCTTTCGGCGGATTCGCGCTGGTACACCGGCTCGGGGATCTATCGGAATGTGTGGCTGGTGCATTCCAGTCCTGTGCATATCGCGCAGTGGGGTGTGTATGCGCATCCCGAGCTGGACGGCGCCACAGGCACGCTGAATATCGAAGTCGAAGTGACAAATGACTCGCGGGAAAATGCCGGCCTGAACATTGCGCATGAATTGCTCGCCCCGGACGGAAAGGTCGTCGCCGCAAGCTCGCAGCCCTTGTCCGTCGAGTCCGGAAAAAATGGAAAATCAATCTGCGCGCTGAAGGTGGATCATCCGCTGCTCTGGGACATGGGGAATCCCGTCTTGTATAAATTAAGGACTGTCGTTTCCCGGGGTGCCGAGGTGCTTGATTCCGCCGTGACAACGACTGGATTTCGCAGCCTGTCCTTCGATCCCGACAAAGGCATGGCCTTGAATGGAAAATGGATAAAGGTAAAGGGCGTTTGCCTGCATCACGATGCGGGGGTGCTCGGAGCGGCCGTTCCCCGCGATGTTTGGAAACGACGTCTGGTCACGCTAAAGAGCCTCGGATGCAACGCCATTCGCACCAGCCATAATCCGCAGGCGCCGGATTTGTATGAGCTGTGCGATGAGCTGGGGCTGCTGGTGCTGAACGAGGCCTTTGACGAGTGGGAGTTTCCCAAACGAAAATGGCTGCAAGGATGGAATGTCGGCCAACCCGGATATCAAGGCTCTTCTGATTTCTTCGACGAATGGGCGGAACGGGATTTGGCCGACATGATCCGCCGCGACCGCAACCATCCTTCCATATTCGCGTGGAGCATCGGCAACGAGGTCGATTACCCGAACGATCCCTATTCACATCCCGTTCTGGGAGGCAAAAACACGGGCGGATTTGTCCAGCCGATTTTTGGCGGATATAAAAAGGACGCCCCCGATGCGAGACGGCTCGGGGAGATCGCGAAACGGTTTGTCGCGGTAGTGAAAAAACATGACACTTCACGGCCAGTGACGGCGGGCCTCGCGGGCGTCGCGATGTCAAACGAAACGGAGTATCCCGGCGCGCTGGACATCACCGGCTATAATTATACGGAAAGCCGTTATATCTCGGACCACAAAGCCTATCCCGCCAGGGTGATTTTTGGCAGCGAGAACGGTCACCAGCGCAGTGCATGGCAGGCGGTGGCCGAAAACGAACATATCTTCGGCCAGTTTCTCTGGACGGGCATCGATTATCTGGGCGAATCCCGCAAATGGCCCTCCCGTGGATTCCACTCCGGCTTGCTGGATTTTGCCGGATTCATAAAACCGCTCGGTTATTTTCGGCGGTCGCTCTGGACGGATCAACCCATGGCTTATATCGGGGCGTATCCGGTTCCGACAAAGGAGGAAAAGTCTCCGTCGATGGACGCTTGGCCCATCTGGAACCACGACGAGGGGCGCCCGATCCGGGTCGTATGCTACACAAACGCGGCCCGGGCGCGTCTGGAACTCAATGGACAGCCAGCGGGCGATCCCAAGGATTATGATGACAAAACCGGCATTATATATTGGGACATCCCTTTCCAGGCGGGGAAGCTGGAGGTCGTCGCCCTGGATCGCGGCAATAACGAAATCCTGCGCCACGCCATCAGGACCTCCGGCAGGCCGCACGCGCTCGCGATCCAGAACATCGAAAAATCGATCGGCGCCGAAGGAGGGCTGGCGCAGATTGTCGTGCAGGCCGTGGACGATGAGGGAGTGCCCGTGTTGCTGGCTGACGACGAAGTGACATGTCATATCACAGGCCCCGCCAGGCTGCTGGGGCTCGAGTCCGGCAACAATGAGGACATGACCGATTACACCGACAACAAACACCGCCTCCAT
This genomic stretch from Termitidicoccus mucosus harbors:
- a CDS encoding gluconokinase, GntK/IdnK-type, whose product is MPRIPGLRSPYAKVGGLVYFGRMLDKIRLHAAGKLPPDYVASFGDSLPLKFDTACCRFLGVRHADLAARALAPGAPSDEALLDWARNSAASPRSDGDLAMWNDFMIKRGWRDDRVSRVRERVADAGLTDKPVMTMFDFIDYDEGRDPARTRPWEYRLAKIVVLTGVAGCGKTTVGRALADALGWYFEDADAFHSPASIAKMSAGIPLDDADREPWLAAIRARIAECLRDGESTVFACSALRAAYRAALVPAGPSDETRARVRFVFLKGEPGLLRRRLLARRDHFMKTDMLDSQFAALEEPAPGEADIIDAARTVAEITAEIRLRLGA
- a CDS encoding heavy metal translocating P-type ATPase metal-binding domain-containing protein, with translation MTLPLAASSPPAPPVRTAPRCRHCGAPAPGESGFCCAGCAYVYRLIHEQGLQSYYELKDDVTAPADTALLPVRDYDWLAAAQAEAEQDAARGGHAPELALDVQGISCAGCVWLIDRLFHRQPGAGRIEINAPAGQMRLKWEPPAAEASGTGGAGRPGKRGPRFDATAFARTLQSFNYLVAPASGERADDAAANPDAARPLVRRIGVCAAIAMNTMLFSLPVYFGMDDSFAYARLFGTLAMVLGTLSLLAGGGYFISRAVRSLAAGVMSIDLPIALGVAGAYAGSLAGWLLGEERFVYFDFVSTFILLMLVGRWAQVAAVERNRRRLLGRQPAPPRVRVRDADGGESDRPPSSLRAGQVFTVGAGQTVPVNARLLSPLASASLAWINGEAEPREFRAGQVVPAGAANLGRAPLELRAAQDWRDSLLERLLRPAERAEFRNRFFERIVTGYLAGILVLSLLGGIVWWLRSGDPFATGAVVIAVLVVSCPCAIGLSFPLADEMAAVALRRRGVFVRVADLWPRIARIGAIIFDKTGTLTLETPVLLNPGALDTLDAEARRALLALARDNQHPVSRCLHEAMLLRGWSAALDAEVSEEIGRGVRAGGWFLGREDGVEAGAPDGASSAGGQAADSATILACGGRVAARFYFADKPRDDARDEIRALQSRGLRIAILSGDHPSKVAALAAGLGLAGDAAHGGLSPDAKAGWIAENKDAGALMLGDGANDSLAFDQALCRGTPVVHRGVLEQKADFYYLGRGIGGIRALFEVNDARRRAQTWLLVFSVSYNITAVSLALAGHMSPLLAAVLMPASSLSTLAIIGAAMRRTSENRSP
- a CDS encoding sulfite exporter TauE/SafE family protein; translated protein: MELASVSTPAAAFVAGLVTSLHCAGMCGPLACWLTPTRPGEDAMSVTLMYQATRLASYTLLGAVAGLAGMMPLAWMNTSALRFLPWVLVLFFVAVALRLDRFLPRIPALARLALRVQAGQGKRSRLSAAAVLGSATPLLPCGPLYFLVTIAALSGSAARGMEFMLAFGCGTLPLLWLAQANFGWLRRRVSPVWISRAQTTLALAAAVIIAWRLRATLGLPGPDPSHLLCH
- a CDS encoding glycoside hydrolase family 2 TIM barrel-domain containing protein; the protein is MKTGFQTGCAGQRDRLPSGLSPIISALAALILILGLPCALAFAQVSFGQPEKINTGWRFARGEVKDAQAASLDDSGWRRVDLPHDWSVEAPLSPSLASCTGYLPGGIGWYRKTIAIPEALRGRKIYLYFEGVYNRSEVFLNGHSLGRRPNGYISFMYDATPHARFGAENVIAVKVDHGLSADSRWYTGSGIYRNVWLVHSSPVHIAQWGVYAHPELDGATGTLNIEVEVTNDSRENAGLNIAHELLAPDGKVVAASSQPLSVESGKNGKSICALKVDHPLLWDMGNPVLYKLRTVVSRGAEVLDSAVTTTGFRSLSFDPDKGMALNGKWIKVKGVCLHHDAGVLGAAVPRDVWKRRLVTLKSLGCNAIRTSHNPQAPDLYELCDELGLLVLNEAFDEWEFPKRKWLQGWNVGQPGYQGSSDFFDEWAERDLADMIRRDRNHPSIFAWSIGNEVDYPNDPYSHPVLGGKNTGGFVQPIFGGYKKDAPDARRLGEIAKRFVAVVKKHDTSRPVTAGLAGVAMSNETEYPGALDITGYNYTESRYISDHKAYPARVIFGSENGHQRSAWQAVAENEHIFGQFLWTGIDYLGESRKWPSRGFHSGLLDFAGFIKPLGYFRRSLWTDQPMAYIGAYPVPTKEEKSPSMDAWPIWNHDEGRPIRVVCYTNAARARLELNGQPAGDPKDYDDKTGIIYWDIPFQAGKLEVVALDRGNNEILRHAIRTSGRPHALAIQNIEKSIGAEGGLAQIVVQAVDDEGVPVLLADDEVTCHITGPARLLGLESGNNEDMTDYTDNKHRLHHGRILAYVQARGEPGDMEVRFTAPWLKPARAVIHIE